In the Bactrocera tryoni isolate S06 unplaced genomic scaffold, CSIRO_BtryS06_freeze2 scaffold_11, whole genome shotgun sequence genome, one interval contains:
- the LOC120779454 gene encoding uncharacterized protein LOC120779454 — MRAAFNYNSQINYSMYGYIGIMDAICPHCDAAKFPGETPGMCCANGKVRLPPLETPPEPLSSLIFGTSENSKHFLSHIQQYNSVFQMTSFSATNIIRDNFMPTFKIQGQIYHQAGSLFRTPTLIINVCKFILLVMKIVNWINVVQLL, encoded by the exons ATGCGTGCTGCTTTTAATTATAACAGTCAGATTAATTACAGTATGTACGGATATATTGGAATAATGGACGCAATATGTCCACATTGTGATGCGGCTAAATTTCCAGGTGAAACGCCCGGCATGTGTTGTGCTAATGGCAAAGTGAGATTGCCACCATTAGAAACTCCACCCGAACCATtgtcttcattaatttttgggaCTTCTGAAaattcgaagcactttttgagTCATATTCAACAATACAATTCGGTatttcaaatgacttctttttcTGCTACTAACATTATtagagataattttatgccgacGTTTAAG ATTCAGGGCCAAATTTACCATCAAGCTGGTTCGTTATTCCGTACCCCGACGCTGATTATCaatgtttgcaaatttattttattggtgaTGAAAATCGTGAATTGGATCAACGTTGTGCAATTGCTTTGA